From the genome of Enoplosus armatus isolate fEnoArm2 chromosome 21, fEnoArm2.hap1, whole genome shotgun sequence, one region includes:
- the ppp1r17 gene encoding protein phosphatase 1 regulatory subunit 17, giving the protein MTTGCMRPTLEPEHRPMTQESKNYQETLESLGDRKSGMKDDEEEEALCAENQEEDQLKKPRRKDTPVLNSPPHIPGVRLLKAEKQMVHLEDEEKDVKD; this is encoded by the exons ATGACGACTGGCTGTATGAGGCCGACCCTGGAGCCTGAACATCGACCGATGACACAGGAGAGCAAAAACT ACCAGGAGACGCTGGAGAGCCTGGGGGACAGGAAGTCAGGGATGAAGGATgacgaagaggaggaagcaCTCTGCGCAGAGAATCAGGAGGAAGACCAGCTGAAGAAACCTCGCAGAAAAGACACACCTGTCCTCAACTCTCCTCCACATATACcag GAGTGAGACTGCTAAAGGCGGAGAAGCAGATGGTCCACTTAGAGGATGAGGAAAAGGATGTGAAGGATTAA